A window from Micromonospora terminaliae encodes these proteins:
- a CDS encoding lytic polysaccharide monooxygenase auxiliary activity family 9 protein has protein sequence MAVRRTLAALAAVAATLLLTAVPASAHGAPTSPLSRAAACGPEGGRADTPACRAAIAAGAAVREWDNIRVARIDGRDRERIPDGELCSGGLSAYRGLDLPRTDWPATTLTAGARYTFRYRTTIPHKGTFRFYATTASYAPTRRLTWADLEEKPFLTVTDPPIREGAYQMPGRLPAGRTGRHIIYTIWQNSNTQDTYYSCSDVEFRSPSGGAATAPRTRKPAPPPASAAPRAVPRAATGDRAGEPAAGVPVAAVTDTRTFPRPLVFGAAAGVSVLLAAVVATRLRRAGSVPVGRPCGVRNHRAGRRRIW, from the coding sequence ATGGCCGTACGCCGCACACTCGCCGCGCTCGCGGCCGTCGCCGCGACCCTGCTGCTCACCGCCGTGCCGGCGAGCGCCCACGGCGCACCCACCAGCCCGTTGAGCCGGGCGGCGGCCTGTGGTCCCGAGGGTGGCCGGGCGGACACGCCGGCCTGCCGGGCCGCGATCGCCGCCGGGGCCGCCGTGCGGGAGTGGGACAACATCCGGGTGGCCCGGATCGACGGGCGGGACCGGGAGCGCATCCCCGACGGGGAGCTGTGCAGCGGCGGGCTGTCGGCGTACCGGGGGCTGGACCTGCCCCGGACCGACTGGCCGGCCACCACGCTCACGGCCGGCGCCCGGTACACCTTCCGCTACCGCACCACGATCCCGCACAAGGGCACGTTCCGGTTCTACGCCACCACCGCCTCGTACGCCCCGACCCGCCGCCTGACCTGGGCGGACCTGGAGGAGAAGCCGTTCCTGACGGTCACCGACCCGCCGATCCGCGAGGGCGCGTACCAGATGCCGGGGCGGCTGCCGGCGGGGCGCACGGGCCGGCACATCATCTACACGATCTGGCAGAACTCCAACACCCAGGACACCTACTACTCCTGCTCCGACGTGGAGTTCCGGTCGCCGTCCGGCGGTGCGGCGACAGCGCCGCGTACCAGGAAGCCGGCCCCGCCACCGGCGAGCGCCGCGCCGCGTGCCGTGCCGCGGGCCGCGACCGGCGACCGGGCCGGTGAGCCGGCGGCGGGGGTGCCGGTGGCGGCGGTGACCGACACCCGCACGTTCCCCCGGCCGCTCGTGTTCGGTGCGGCGGCCGGGGTCAGCGTGCTGCTCGCCGCCGTGGTGGCGACGCGGTTGCGGCGGGCCGGCAGCGTGCCCGTCGGCCGGCCGTGCGGGGTCCGCAACCACCGCGCCGGCCGGCGCCGGATCTGGTAG